One Luteolibacter flavescens DNA window includes the following coding sequences:
- a CDS encoding MBL fold metallo-hydrolase RNA specificity domain-containing protein — MKLKFCGAAGTTTGSQHLLEVNGTRILLDCGLYQGRREDSYEVNCKFPHFDPKEIDLVILSHAHIDHSGNLPNLCKQGFSGNIHTTFATRDLCQIMLADSAHIQEQDTEWLNKDRQKDGLPPVEPLYVKEDAERCLRQFVTLGYERPMPVADGITVTFYDAGHILGAAQVLLEVIDKEDGGKKKRFLFSGDIGRGGNEILRDPAVVRDVDFVLMESTYGGREHELPTGATDEFGDILAAALKRGGKVMIPAFAVERTQQLLYILNQLFHSGKLASVPVYVDSPLAVNATEVFRIHPECFNDTVYRFLFDERDPFLFDGLQLIRSVNDSKKLNDSSNGACIIISASGMCEAGRIRHHLKNGLDDPRNTVLFVGYCADNTLGRAIRDGRPVVNIFGKPVKVRATIEAIDSFSGHADHSELLDWFHRMTGPKTNVWLVHGEPQRANSLRDALTSQHDGAVDVAVLGEEVEI; from the coding sequence ATGAAATTGAAATTCTGCGGTGCCGCGGGCACCACCACCGGTTCGCAGCATTTGCTGGAGGTCAATGGCACCCGCATCCTGCTCGATTGCGGACTCTATCAGGGACGCCGCGAGGATAGCTACGAGGTGAACTGCAAGTTCCCGCACTTCGATCCGAAGGAGATCGACCTCGTCATCCTCTCCCACGCGCACATCGACCACAGCGGCAATCTGCCGAACCTCTGCAAGCAGGGCTTCAGCGGGAACATCCACACCACCTTCGCCACGCGCGATCTCTGCCAGATCATGCTGGCGGACAGCGCACACATCCAGGAGCAGGATACCGAGTGGCTGAACAAGGACCGCCAGAAAGACGGCCTTCCCCCGGTGGAGCCGCTGTATGTGAAGGAGGATGCGGAGCGCTGCCTGCGCCAGTTCGTGACGCTGGGCTACGAGCGGCCCATGCCGGTCGCCGATGGGATCACGGTCACCTTCTACGATGCCGGGCACATCCTCGGCGCGGCGCAGGTGCTGCTGGAGGTCATCGACAAGGAGGACGGAGGAAAGAAGAAGCGCTTCCTTTTCTCCGGGGACATCGGTCGCGGTGGCAATGAGATCCTGCGCGATCCCGCCGTGGTTCGCGACGTGGACTTCGTCCTCATGGAGAGCACCTACGGCGGTCGCGAGCACGAGCTTCCCACGGGAGCCACGGATGAATTCGGCGATATCCTCGCGGCGGCATTGAAGCGTGGTGGCAAAGTGATGATCCCGGCCTTCGCAGTGGAGCGCACCCAGCAGCTCCTCTACATCCTTAACCAGCTCTTCCACTCGGGAAAGCTGGCCTCCGTTCCGGTCTATGTGGACAGCCCGCTGGCGGTGAATGCCACCGAGGTCTTCCGCATCCACCCGGAGTGCTTCAATGACACGGTGTATCGCTTCCTCTTCGACGAGCGAGATCCCTTCCTCTTCGACGGGCTGCAGCTCATCCGCTCGGTGAATGACTCGAAAAAGCTGAACGACTCCAGCAACGGAGCCTGCATCATCATCTCCGCCTCCGGCATGTGCGAGGCAGGCCGCATCCGCCACCACCTGAAGAATGGGCTGGATGATCCGCGGAATACTGTGCTCTTCGTCGGCTACTGCGCGGACAATACGCTGGGCCGCGCGATCCGCGACGGTCGCCCGGTGGTGAATATCTTCGGCAAGCCGGTGAAGGTCCGCGCCACGATCGAGGCCATCGATTCCTTCTCCGGCCATGCCGATCACTCGGAATTGCTCGATTGGTTCCACCGCATGACCGGGCCGAAGACGAACGTGTGGCTGGTCCACGGCGAACCACAGCGGGCGAACTCACTGCGCGATGCGCTGACGAGCCAGCACGACGGAGCCGTGGACGTGGCCGTGCTGGGCGAGGAGGTCGAGATCTGA
- a CDS encoding ABC-F family ATP-binding cassette domain-containing protein: MLSVHNLRVEYGARVLFSDLTFSILPKERIAFAGHNGAGKSTLMKAIAGIVEVSGGKVVVPRGTRVGYLPQEGIHVKGITLWDETMSAFGETIAMQEKIDRLSAELEKLDPRSSPYGELLEEIGELELQLDSVDPSRMKPKVESVLQGLGFSRADFDRDCGHFSGGWQMRIAMAKLFLQEPEVLLLDEPTNHLDIGTQRWVEQYLFAYPGAIILISHDLALLDALCTRTLAFHHGRCEEYSGNYSYYKTESVLRKEIQLKQYTAQQREIADIQRFIDRFRASANKATLVQSRIKMLEKIERIPAPEAEDAVMNFKFPPPPNSGNLTAKLEKVSKAYGSLQVFKNFDFEVNRGERIAIVGPNGAGKSTFCRIITGQEQPDNGEHTFGMRVATSFFSQNHADELDPTKTVLETVEEAASRESAPYCRNLLGCFLFRGDDVFKKIGVLSGGERSRVALTRMLVAPANFLILDEPTNHLDMQSQDVLQRALADYAGTVMIVSHNRAFMDPVVHKTLEFRPGEDPRLFQGNITYYLEKTADEKSGPSLSSRSTTTDTKPAAGQPAATLSRKDQKRIEAEQRQLRNQVLKPLEEELAVLEKRIADLEVAQTNATADLSKPEVVASPAKFRLVSNTIEQVTTKLEASISRWEALTEEIEAVKAKLV; encoded by the coding sequence ATGCTCTCCGTCCACAATCTCCGCGTCGAATATGGCGCCCGTGTCCTTTTCTCGGACCTCACCTTCTCGATCCTGCCGAAGGAGCGCATCGCCTTCGCCGGCCACAACGGCGCGGGCAAGTCCACGCTCATGAAGGCGATCGCCGGCATCGTGGAAGTCTCCGGCGGCAAGGTCGTGGTCCCGCGCGGTACCCGCGTGGGCTACCTGCCCCAGGAAGGCATCCACGTGAAGGGCATCACGCTGTGGGACGAGACGATGAGCGCCTTCGGCGAAACGATCGCCATGCAGGAGAAGATCGACCGTCTCTCGGCAGAGCTGGAGAAGCTCGATCCCCGCTCGTCGCCCTACGGCGAGTTGCTGGAAGAAATCGGCGAGCTGGAACTCCAGCTCGACTCGGTGGACCCGTCCCGCATGAAGCCGAAGGTGGAGTCCGTGCTCCAGGGACTCGGCTTCTCCCGCGCGGACTTTGATCGCGATTGCGGTCACTTCTCCGGCGGCTGGCAGATGCGCATCGCGATGGCGAAGCTCTTCCTGCAGGAGCCGGAAGTGCTGCTGCTGGACGAACCGACGAACCACCTGGACATCGGCACCCAGCGCTGGGTGGAGCAATACCTCTTCGCCTACCCCGGCGCGATCATCCTGATTTCCCACGACCTTGCCCTGCTCGACGCGCTCTGCACGCGCACGCTGGCCTTCCACCACGGCCGCTGCGAGGAGTACTCGGGCAACTACTCCTACTACAAGACGGAGTCGGTGCTGCGGAAGGAGATCCAGCTCAAGCAATACACCGCGCAGCAGCGGGAGATCGCCGATATCCAGCGCTTCATCGACCGCTTCCGCGCGTCCGCGAACAAGGCGACGCTGGTGCAGTCGCGCATCAAGATGCTGGAGAAGATCGAGCGCATCCCCGCGCCGGAAGCCGAGGACGCGGTGATGAACTTCAAGTTCCCGCCGCCGCCGAACAGCGGCAATCTCACGGCCAAGCTGGAGAAGGTCTCCAAGGCCTACGGCTCGCTGCAGGTCTTCAAGAACTTCGACTTCGAGGTGAACCGCGGTGAACGCATCGCCATCGTGGGACCGAACGGGGCGGGCAAGTCCACCTTCTGCCGCATCATCACCGGCCAGGAGCAGCCGGACAATGGTGAGCACACCTTTGGCATGCGGGTGGCGACCTCGTTCTTCTCGCAAAACCACGCCGACGAACTCGACCCCACCAAGACGGTGCTCGAAACGGTCGAGGAAGCCGCGTCCCGGGAGTCGGCGCCGTATTGCCGGAATCTGCTGGGCTGCTTCCTTTTCCGCGGCGACGACGTCTTCAAGAAGATCGGCGTGCTTTCCGGCGGCGAGCGTTCGCGCGTCGCGCTTACCCGCATGCTGGTGGCCCCGGCGAACTTCCTGATCTTGGACGAGCCGACGAACCACCTGGACATGCAGTCGCAGGACGTGCTCCAGCGCGCGCTGGCGGACTACGCCGGCACGGTGATGATCGTCTCGCACAACCGCGCCTTCATGGACCCCGTGGTTCACAAGACGCTGGAATTCCGTCCCGGCGAAGACCCGCGCCTCTTCCAGGGCAACATCACCTACTATCTGGAAAAGACCGCCGACGAGAAGTCCGGCCCGTCCCTCTCCAGCCGCTCCACCACGACCGACACCAAGCCTGCCGCAGGGCAACCTGCCGCGACGCTTTCCCGCAAGGACCAGAAGCGCATCGAGGCCGAGCAGCGCCAGCTCCGCAACCAGGTGCTGAAGCCGCTGGAGGAAGAACTCGCCGTGCTGGAGAAGCGCATCGCCGACCTGGAAGTCGCACAGACGAATGCCACGGCAGACCTTTCCAAGCCGGAAGTGGTGGCGTCCCCCGCAAAATTCCGTCTGGTAAGCAACACCATCGAGCAAGTGACCACGAAGCTCGAAGCATCCATCTCGCGATGGGAAGCGCTGACCGAGGAAATCGAAGCGGTGAAGGCGAAGCTGGTCTGA
- the gluQRS gene encoding tRNA glutamyl-Q(34) synthetase GluQRS, whose product MPTTTVTRFAPSPTGRLHLGHAHAAKVAHDLARQDDGRFLLRFEDIDHTRVRPEYYGGIEEDLRWLGLGWDGPALRQSERTDAYAEALEELRRIGVAYPCFCTRREIEEEVARMVSAPHGPEGALYPGTCRRLSAEERNARLAAGEQPAWRLDASMAAGITGALSFSDSRHGTIAVDPHLLGDVVLARKDIGTSYHLAVVVDDAFQQVTTVTRGEDLLPSTHVHRMLQTLLGFPEPSYLHHALVLDENGVRLAKRHDALSIRALREAGNTPAYVLARLF is encoded by the coding sequence ATGCCCACGACCACCGTCACCCGATTCGCCCCGAGCCCGACCGGCAGGCTGCACCTCGGCCACGCACATGCGGCGAAGGTCGCACATGATCTGGCGCGGCAGGATGACGGGCGCTTCCTGCTGCGGTTCGAGGACATCGACCACACCCGCGTGCGGCCGGAGTATTACGGTGGCATCGAGGAAGACCTGCGCTGGCTCGGCCTCGGCTGGGACGGCCCTGCCCTGCGCCAGTCGGAGCGGACCGACGCGTACGCGGAGGCGCTGGAAGAGCTGCGGCGGATCGGGGTCGCGTATCCGTGCTTTTGCACGCGGCGGGAAATCGAGGAAGAAGTCGCCCGCATGGTCAGCGCCCCGCACGGGCCGGAGGGTGCGCTCTATCCCGGGACGTGCCGCCGACTATCCGCAGAGGAAAGGAACGCGCGCCTCGCCGCGGGAGAGCAACCCGCCTGGCGACTCGATGCCTCAATGGCCGCCGGGATCACCGGGGCGCTCTCCTTCTCCGACTCGCGTCACGGCACCATCGCCGTCGATCCCCATCTTCTCGGCGACGTGGTCCTCGCACGAAAGGACATCGGCACTTCCTACCACCTCGCCGTGGTGGTGGATGATGCATTCCAGCAAGTCACCACCGTGACGCGCGGCGAGGACCTGCTGCCATCCACCCACGTCCACCGGATGCTCCAGACGCTGCTGGGATTCCCCGAGCCTTCCTACCTCCATCATGCGCTCGTGCTGGATGAAAACGGGGTGCGCCTCGCCAAGCGGCACGACGCGCTCTCGATCCGGGCCCTGCGCGAGGCGGGAAACACCCCGGCATACGTACTAGCCCGCTTGTTTTGA
- the glpK gene encoding glycerol kinase GlpK, whose translation MPRTHILALDQGTTSSRAVVFDQAGRQVAVGQREFTQHYPRSGWVEHDPLAIWASQWSTAVEALGKADLVPEDIAAIGITNQRETTVVWERDTGRPICPAIVWQDRRTADDCARLKADSVESLFTAKTGLRLDPYFSGTKIRWILENIDGARAKAEAGKLMFGTVDTWLLWRLTGRSVHATDATNASRTLLYDIHRGEWDDELLEILGIPHCMLPEVRDSSGVFGESMEGIPIAGIAGDQHAALFGQACFSPGMAKNTYGTGCFMLMNTGEEAVTSRNNLLTTVAWKIGGKIEYALEGSVFIGGALIQWLRDEMQLVRSAEECNQLAATVPDSGGLYLVPAFTGLGAPHWDPYARGAAFGMTRGTNRAHFCRAALEAIAFQSAELADCMVRDSGIGLKELRVDGGAVRSDLLMQFQADLLGVDVLRPREIESTAAGAAYLAGLGTGFWKSREEIEGCHEIERVFSPGRPSDDMAPLMAGWRKAVERSKEWES comes from the coding sequence ATGCCGCGCACCCACATCCTCGCGCTCGACCAGGGCACCACCTCGTCGCGCGCCGTCGTCTTCGATCAGGCGGGGAGGCAGGTCGCCGTCGGGCAGCGAGAATTCACCCAGCACTACCCGCGGTCCGGCTGGGTGGAGCACGATCCGCTCGCCATCTGGGCCAGCCAATGGTCCACGGCCGTCGAAGCTCTTGGGAAGGCTGATCTCGTCCCGGAGGACATCGCGGCCATCGGCATCACGAACCAGCGCGAGACCACCGTGGTGTGGGAGCGCGACACCGGTCGCCCGATTTGTCCCGCCATCGTATGGCAGGATCGCCGCACCGCCGACGACTGCGCGCGGCTGAAGGCGGACAGTGTGGAATCGCTTTTCACCGCGAAGACCGGCCTGCGGCTGGACCCCTATTTCTCCGGCACGAAGATCCGCTGGATCTTGGAAAACATCGACGGAGCACGGGCGAAAGCCGAGGCGGGCAAGCTGATGTTCGGCACCGTGGATACCTGGCTGCTGTGGCGGCTCACCGGTCGCTCCGTCCACGCCACCGACGCGACCAATGCTTCGCGGACCCTGCTCTACGACATCCATCGCGGGGAGTGGGATGACGAGCTGTTAGAGATTCTCGGCATCCCTCACTGCATGCTTCCTGAGGTGAGGGACAGCAGCGGTGTCTTTGGTGAGTCGATGGAGGGCATTCCTATCGCAGGCATCGCGGGCGACCAGCACGCGGCGCTCTTCGGGCAGGCATGCTTCTCACCCGGCATGGCGAAGAATACCTACGGCACCGGCTGCTTCATGCTGATGAATACGGGCGAGGAAGCCGTGACCTCGCGGAACAATCTCCTGACCACCGTCGCATGGAAGATCGGCGGCAAGATCGAATACGCACTGGAGGGCTCCGTCTTCATCGGCGGCGCGCTCATCCAGTGGCTGCGCGATGAAATGCAGCTCGTCCGCTCCGCCGAGGAGTGCAATCAACTCGCCGCCACCGTGCCGGACAGCGGCGGGCTCTACCTCGTCCCGGCCTTCACCGGGCTTGGCGCTCCGCATTGGGATCCCTACGCGCGGGGTGCCGCCTTCGGCATGACGCGGGGAACAAATCGCGCGCACTTCTGCCGCGCGGCATTGGAGGCGATCGCCTTCCAGAGCGCGGAACTCGCCGACTGCATGGTGCGCGACAGCGGCATCGGGCTGAAGGAGCTTCGCGTCGATGGCGGTGCGGTGCGCAGCGACCTGCTGATGCAATTCCAGGCAGACCTGTTAGGCGTCGATGTCCTTCGTCCCCGCGAGATCGAGAGCACCGCGGCCGGTGCTGCCTACTTGGCGGGATTGGGCACGGGTTTCTGGAAGAGCCGCGAGGAAATCGAGGGCTGCCACGAGATCGAGCGCGTCTTTTCCCCGGGGCGTCCATCCGACGACATGGCACCGCTCATGGCGGGCTGGCGAAAGGCTGTCGAGCGGTCGAAGGAATGGGAAAGCTGA
- a CDS encoding DUF2167 domain-containing protein, producing the protein MRFASLVPLLFSAGLVFAQEAPKPEESPSPEQMEAAYEAEVQEMVKALNYQESSAELPGGMAKLNLPAGYRYLDPKDARTVVVDLWGNPPQSATDILGMIVPAGEDLASDDSWAIVLSFEEDGYVSDKDADDINYDDLLAQLKESSKMSNEARKAAGYGTMDLMGWAVAPRYDKDSKVLYWAKRFAVPESDEDTLNYDMRVLGRRGVLSLNGIAGISRVNDIEAATPAIVSMVQFNEGHRYADFNPKTDKEAEYSLAGLVLGGAVAAKVAAKAGLIAKIGAVLLAGKKFVVIGVIALIAVAKKLFGRKSEA; encoded by the coding sequence ATGCGTTTCGCCTCCCTTGTCCCGCTGCTTTTTTCCGCCGGTCTTGTCTTCGCGCAGGAAGCTCCCAAGCCTGAAGAGTCGCCCAGTCCCGAGCAAATGGAAGCCGCCTACGAGGCGGAAGTCCAAGAGATGGTGAAGGCTCTGAACTATCAGGAAAGCTCCGCCGAACTCCCCGGCGGCATGGCCAAGCTGAATCTGCCCGCGGGATATCGCTATCTGGATCCCAAGGACGCCCGGACCGTTGTCGTGGACCTGTGGGGAAATCCGCCGCAGTCCGCGACCGATATCCTCGGCATGATCGTCCCCGCAGGTGAAGACCTCGCGTCCGACGACTCCTGGGCGATCGTGCTTTCCTTCGAGGAAGATGGCTATGTCTCCGACAAGGACGCCGATGACATCAACTACGACGACCTGCTCGCCCAACTGAAGGAAAGCTCGAAGATGTCCAACGAGGCCCGCAAGGCCGCGGGCTACGGCACCATGGACCTGATGGGCTGGGCGGTGGCTCCCCGCTATGACAAGGACAGCAAGGTCCTCTACTGGGCGAAGCGCTTCGCCGTGCCCGAAAGCGATGAAGACACGCTGAACTACGATATGCGCGTGCTCGGCCGCCGCGGCGTGCTTTCCCTCAACGGTATCGCAGGGATTTCCCGAGTGAATGACATCGAGGCCGCCACGCCGGCCATCGTGTCGATGGTGCAATTCAACGAAGGCCACCGCTATGCCGACTTCAATCCGAAGACCGACAAGGAAGCGGAATACTCGCTCGCCGGCCTGGTGCTCGGTGGCGCGGTCGCAGCCAAGGTGGCGGCCAAGGCCGGTCTGATCGCGAAGATCGGAGCAGTGCTGCTGGCCGGGAAGAAATTCGTGGTGATCGGCGTCATCGCCCTCATCGCCGTCGCGAAGAAGCTCTTCGGCCGCAAGAGCGAGGCTTGA
- a CDS encoding Uma2 family endonuclease has translation MSGNLAYLYPELVSVDDYLEGERHSEAKHEYSGGVVTAMAGASREHELVGGNLFASIHGHLRGKGCRTYKSDMKLHTEVIGADIFYYPDIMVACDPDDDSRYFVRKPKLIIEILSDNIMRDRVEKFLVYQRIPSLEEYVVVSQHPERAEVSIFRRADGWEPGETHRTGEFILRSIGLTLRVEDIYLA, from the coding sequence ATGAGCGGAAACCTTGCCTACCTGTATCCCGAATTGGTCTCGGTGGATGACTACCTCGAAGGCGAGCGCCATTCCGAGGCCAAGCACGAATATTCCGGCGGGGTGGTGACCGCGATGGCCGGAGCCAGCCGGGAACACGAGTTGGTAGGAGGAAATCTGTTCGCTTCCATCCATGGACATCTCCGTGGGAAAGGCTGCAGGACTTACAAGTCGGACATGAAGCTCCACACCGAGGTGATCGGTGCGGACATCTTCTACTACCCGGACATCATGGTCGCCTGCGATCCGGACGATGACTCCCGCTACTTCGTCCGGAAACCAAAGCTCATCATCGAGATCCTGTCCGACAACATCATGCGGGATCGCGTGGAGAAGTTCCTCGTTTACCAACGCATCCCTTCCTTGGAAGAATACGTGGTGGTCAGCCAACACCCGGAGCGCGCGGAAGTGTCCATCTTCCGTCGCGCCGATGGATGGGAACCCGGCGAAACGCATCGGACGGGCGAGTTTATCCTCCGATCCATCGGCCTTACCTTGAGAGTCGAAGACATTTATCTGGCCTGA
- a CDS encoding VOC family protein produces MPAKLTSSAPVLLVRDVVAAANHYRDTMGFHYERFWGETPDFVILHRDGMYLMLRKAEDPAHVIPHWTVCHNMWNAYFWVDDADALHAEFVENGAKIDYGPCDQPYGCREFGIQDLDGYDIGFGQVVSPPS; encoded by the coding sequence ATGCCTGCCAAGCTCACCTCCAGCGCGCCCGTCCTGCTGGTCCGCGACGTGGTCGCGGCGGCGAATCACTATCGGGACACGATGGGCTTTCACTACGAGCGCTTCTGGGGCGAGACGCCTGACTTCGTCATCCTTCACCGCGACGGCATGTATCTCATGCTCAGAAAGGCGGAGGATCCCGCGCATGTGATCCCGCACTGGACCGTCTGTCACAACATGTGGAACGCCTACTTCTGGGTGGATGACGCGGACGCCCTGCACGCAGAATTCGTGGAGAACGGCGCGAAGATCGACTACGGTCCCTGCGACCAACCCTACGGCTGCCGGGAATTCGGCATCCAGGATCTGGATGGATACGACATCGGATTCGGGCAGGTGGTCTCGCCACCATCGTAG
- a CDS encoding ExbD/TolR family protein, which translates to MVTIGIPLLLSLIWGAMIVFVWRSIPVAARTTKSIVAVIGVLTCLGIFWSGRTIFSMRDNIRITEAELDRYHAAPSTPEVAEPLSQEIKIHVDGSGTINYNGRVVDASTLKSELAKLSTEGIVISSEEGAPYQLLEEILKQCKEAGIEQVSLEIPPME; encoded by the coding sequence ATGGTAACCATCGGAATTCCTCTGCTCCTCTCGTTGATATGGGGAGCCATGATTGTCTTCGTCTGGAGATCAATCCCGGTCGCAGCACGGACGACCAAATCGATTGTTGCTGTTATCGGAGTTCTGACGTGCCTGGGGATATTCTGGTCGGGGAGAACCATTTTCTCTATGAGGGACAATATCAGAATCACCGAGGCCGAACTTGATCGCTATCACGCTGCTCCTTCCACGCCAGAAGTCGCAGAGCCGCTGTCGCAGGAAATAAAGATCCACGTCGATGGCTCTGGAACCATCAACTATAATGGACGGGTGGTGGACGCCTCGACCCTGAAGTCTGAGCTCGCAAAGCTATCCACGGAGGGAATCGTGATAAGCAGCGAGGAGGGTGCTCCTTACCAATTGCTGGAGGAGATTTTGAAACAATGCAAAGAAGCGGGAATCGAACAGGTGTCGCTCGAAATCCCGCCCATGGAGTGA
- a CDS encoding peptidylprolyl isomerase: protein MSDIRITLHTDKGDIDGTLFASKVPVTSANFLNLAKRGYYDGVSFHRVIANFMIQGGDPTGTGRGGPGYRFADEIDRSLRHDKPGLFSMANAGANTNGSQFFITHLPTPHLDGKHAVFGEVTKGQDVVNAIRQGDKIKSITLHDDIAPLLEAQKDNVEHWNSILDAK, encoded by the coding sequence ATGTCTGACATCCGCATCACGCTGCATACCGACAAGGGCGACATCGACGGCACCCTCTTCGCCTCCAAGGTGCCCGTCACCTCCGCGAACTTCCTGAACCTCGCCAAGCGCGGCTACTACGACGGCGTGAGCTTCCACCGGGTGATCGCCAATTTCATGATCCAAGGCGGCGACCCGACCGGCACCGGCCGCGGCGGCCCGGGCTACCGCTTCGCTGACGAGATCGACCGCTCGCTCAGGCACGACAAGCCGGGTCTCTTCTCCATGGCGAATGCCGGAGCGAATACCAACGGCAGCCAGTTCTTCATCACCCACCTCCCCACCCCGCACCTGGATGGCAAGCACGCCGTCTTCGGCGAAGTGACCAAGGGCCAGGACGTGGTGAATGCCATCCGCCAGGGCGACAAAATCAAGTCCATCACCCTGCACGACGACATCGCTCCACTGCTTGAGGCGCAGAAGGACAATGTGGAGCACTGGAACTCCATCCTGGACGCCAAGTGA
- a CDS encoding carbon-nitrogen hydrolase, with amino-acid sequence MPRLALLQSRGFATKAEAFDHHEALIRKAAKEGANIVVTQELFLTPYFCTIEDPALFDLADSLPGPVTDRLGEIARECGVVLISSLFEHRGPGLYHNTASIHDADGFLMGLYRKSHIPQDPAFEEKFYFTPGDTGWPVWDTKFGKIGVLICWDQWYPEAARLMALGGAQVLIYPTAIGWLPEEKPALGDAQHCAWETVQRGHAVANGCYLAAVNRTGTEGQTEFWGRSFVANPYGELVAKASTDQEEILYHDLDFGAVEDFRRIWPFFRDRRIDAYGDLTKRWRS; translated from the coding sequence ATGCCTCGCCTCGCGCTGCTCCAGTCCCGCGGTTTCGCCACGAAAGCCGAAGCCTTCGATCACCACGAAGCCCTTATCCGCAAGGCGGCGAAGGAAGGCGCGAATATCGTGGTGACACAGGAACTTTTCCTGACGCCGTATTTCTGCACGATCGAGGACCCCGCGCTCTTCGACCTCGCCGACTCGTTGCCCGGCCCGGTGACGGACCGGCTGGGCGAAATCGCGCGCGAATGCGGTGTGGTGCTCATCTCCTCGCTCTTCGAGCACCGCGGACCTGGGCTGTATCACAATACCGCCTCCATCCACGATGCGGACGGTTTCCTGATGGGCCTCTACCGGAAGAGCCACATCCCGCAGGACCCGGCCTTCGAGGAGAAATTCTACTTCACCCCCGGCGACACAGGATGGCCGGTGTGGGACACGAAATTCGGCAAGATCGGCGTGCTGATCTGCTGGGACCAGTGGTATCCCGAAGCCGCCCGCCTGATGGCCCTCGGCGGTGCACAGGTGCTCATCTACCCCACCGCCATCGGCTGGCTACCGGAGGAAAAGCCGGCGCTCGGCGATGCCCAGCACTGCGCGTGGGAGACCGTCCAGCGTGGCCACGCCGTCGCGAACGGCTGCTACCTCGCCGCGGTGAATCGCACCGGCACCGAGGGCCAGACTGAATTCTGGGGCCGCTCCTTTGTCGCGAATCCCTACGGCGAGCTCGTCGCCAAGGCATCGACCGACCAGGAGGAAATCCTTTACCACGACCTCGACTTCGGAGCCGTGGAAGACTTCCGCCGCATCTGGCCCTTCTTCCGCGACCGCCGCATCGACGCGTATGGCGACCTGACGAAGCGCTGGAGGTCTTGA
- a CDS encoding GNAT family N-acetyltransferase, translating to MLIRPALPADQTALADLYLSSRRAAFTWRDPADFLHEDFARDTEGELIQLAEAPDGTLLGFLSLWEPDNFIHHLFISPEHRRQGVGQALLTDLHQRIPGLFRLKCLIANIPAIAFYQKLGWVEIGNGTTDDGDYLLLESSTAG from the coding sequence ATGCTCATCCGCCCCGCCCTACCTGCCGATCAAACGGCGCTTGCCGACCTTTACCTCAGCTCACGTCGCGCGGCATTCACCTGGCGCGATCCCGCGGACTTCCTCCACGAAGACTTCGCCCGGGATACGGAGGGGGAACTGATCCAACTCGCCGAAGCACCCGACGGCACCCTGCTCGGCTTCCTCTCCCTGTGGGAACCCGACAACTTCATCCATCATCTCTTCATCTCCCCGGAGCACCGGAGACAAGGCGTCGGCCAAGCCCTTCTCACCGACCTCCACCAGCGGATCCCCGGCCTCTTCCGCCTGAAATGCCTCATCGCCAATATCCCCGCGATTGCCTTCTATCAGAAGCTAGGCTGGGTGGAGATCGGCAACGGAACCACTGACGATGGCGACTACCTCTTGCTGGAATCGTCGACCGCCGGATGA